A genomic stretch from Oreochromis niloticus isolate F11D_XX linkage group LG11, O_niloticus_UMD_NMBU, whole genome shotgun sequence includes:
- the LOC102076528 gene encoding uncharacterized protein LOC102076528, with protein sequence MRNFILVALTFHLLVITVVNSDYTFGDIISFPRKCAKINKAYKHFAVYVGTDDLFGQGKDKDIFERIRKPTDGKYCVFGSLKKEPKHQKENYLDKKLTPSNRTDIIKHIIAMNTTEICGKYNLLKNNCEHLATWVRYGKAYVKQPGTVAGLFLKPIPGKTLPDADEAMKHISDEEVFKIFEELNKNSEVEDQCNNAVMLKSVLRTPTLLTCLTFLCSFFYMT encoded by the exons ATGAGGAATTTTATCCTGGTTGCTTTGACATTTCACCTTCTGGTGATCACAGTAGTTAACAGTGAT TACACATTTGGAGATATCATTTCATTTCCAAGGAAATGTGCCAAAATCAACAAAGCTTACAAACACTTTGCTGTTTATGTGGGTACAGACGATTTATTTGGCCAAGGAAAGGACAAGGACATATTTGAGCGCATAC GTAAGCCCACTGATGGTAAATACTGTGTTTTCGGTTCTCTCAAGAAGGAGCCAAAACACCAAAAAGAAAATTATCTGGATAAAAAGTTGACACCATCAAATCGAACTGACATAATTAAACACATCATAGCAATGAACACTACAGAAATCTGTGGAAAATATAATCTCCTGAAAAACAACTGTGAACATCTTGCAACTTGGGTGCGTTATGGAAAAGCATATGTAAAGCAG CCTGGAACCGTGGCAGGGCTTTTTCTCAAACCGATTCCAGGaaaaacattacctgatgcAGATGAAGCAATGAAACACATATCAGATGAagaagtttttaaaatatttgaagaACTTAACAAAAATTCAGAAGTTGAGGATCAGTGTAATAATGCTGTAATGCTTAAGAGTGTTTTAAGGACTCCCACACTTTTAACCTGtcttacttttctgtgttcattctTTTACATGACATGA